The DNA sequence GCAAGTGGTTTGTCGTGTGTATTTCGGGGGATTCAGGAAAATTGCAAGTAATCGTTGGCATCGTATCTGGCCAGATTTACTTGTACGCGTAACCCAAACGAATATGACACGATCCATCTGGACCCGAATAATGATCTTGGTAGCATTGCTGAGTTTCTCCCAAATGGGCTGCAAGGCCACCAAAACCTTGAGCAGTGCCACGCAGATGATGAATCTCTTGGGAGGCAATGCGAACCTGAGTACGCTGCAATCTCTCATGAAAGGGGTAGACCTAGGCTCGATGTTGGGAGGCAAAGATGTGCCTTTCACCCTCTTGGCGCCCTCCAATGATGCATTCAAGAATCTACCCGGAGATGTATTGACGAGTCTCACCAATCCCGGCAATGCCGATCAACTGCAAAAGGTGTTGTCCAATCATATCATTCCCGGCAAGATGTCTGCCTCGGATTTTGTGGGGAAAGACGCGCTGAGCTCCTTGGATGGAAAAAGCCTACCCATCACGGGATCTGGCGATGACCTCATGATCGATGGGGCCAAAATCATCGGCAAGAATATGGATGCCGGAAATGGCATGGTGCAGATGATCGACAAGGTGTTGCTGCCATAGCGGATCAGGCTCTTTCTGATTGCCATATAAAGAAGATCGCGGCCAATCCGATGGGAATGGCCGCGATTTTGGTGTGCGGATGGCCCGTGTGGCGTAAGGGATCGGAATGGCGAGCCTATGGCGAGGTCCGGAGCCTTCAGCGGAGGACGGAGCGAAGCGAACCCATGAAGAAGCCCGACCCGGCGACTAGCCCAGCTCAGGGATAAACCGCCTGCCGAGCACGCCGGGATACGCCCAAATGATGATCAAATGGGCTCAGGTCTAGAAATTGACAAAGGTGACCAAGTTGATTTGATCCCTTCCACCTGTATTGAAGAATTGATTCATATATCCAGCCTCGACGCGAACCGTTTTGGAAAATCTATATCCGAGGCCTCCATACAGACGATTCCGGTCGAATACCTTGCCAGATTCGGTATTCAGGAAAATCTCATTGTAGGCAGAGGCATAGAGGGTCTTGTCTGTGATTTCCTTGCGGGAAAGCGGGAGGTTGATTCCGAGGAAATACCGAAATCTCATCTTGAAATCCCCTTCCACCCATCGCTGCTCAAAACGGTATCTGTGCTGCAACTTGGCGTTGAGAATGGTCTGCTTGGTGATGAATTGCTGGTAGATCCGATGCTCGTTGATCGATACCTTTTCCTCTCCATCCTCTAGGTAGTTTTCGCTGAGAATGTAGCCGTAGCCCAGTAGGACATTGTTGTTGTTTTCGGAGAGATTATATCCAATTCCCGTCCGAATGAGCAATTGCTCCAAATCTCCGATGGCGTTGTAGTTCCGGTATTGGATTTCATGGTGCCAATTCCAGCTGGAGTTGATCTGCTTATTGCCAAAGTAAATGATCCAATTGCCCAGATCACTGTCCTGTGCAGACAGGGCCAACGGCAGGAGGGCGATAAGTAGTAAAGTTAGACGCTTCATGTGAAAAAGAGTGGTCAAGGTCTTGTAAGCCGGATTCTGAGGGGACTCCGGAAATGGCGCAATATCCCAAAGAAGGGGTTGATCGCCAAATTCGGTGGACATATCGCGCATCTGATAGAGGCGGGAAGCACCTCGGAAGGCTAGGGGAGTTCCTTCAGAATGGGAGCTCTCCACTCCAAAGAGGGGGTTGTAAGGACAGGAGGTGAAGTCGAGATTTGTTCCTGATAACCTTATGTTTTACATCCGAAAAAATTAAATGAATCCGAACATTGAGCGGTGGCTCCTTGTCGGGTGGATGGGCATGTTGATGGTTTGCTTCATGCGACCCGTTCAGGCCCAGACGCTCGAAAGATCCGTCATCACCCCGTATGGAGGCGAATTCATGTCAGCAGGCGGTTCATTGAGCCAAACGCTGGGAGAAGTTGCCACCGAGACGCTTGAGTCCCCCAAATACCATTTGACTCAAGGATTTGAGCAACCCGAGATTTCCGCTACGAGCGTAGGCCACGATTTCTCCAGTCACATTCAAGTGTATCCTGTGCCGACAACCGGGAAACTCAAGATCGACCAAGACCAATTGATTTTTCGAAAAGCGCAATTATTTGACAAATCTGGTCGGCTGGTCAAGTCTTTTTCCTTGGAAAATCTAGCCTACGACTGTGATCTGAGTGAACTGGCTGCTGCAACCTACACGTTGCGTCTGTTTGACTCGAATCTCTATCCGGCAGGAATGGCGGTATACCACATTGTCAAAATTCAATAATTCCCATCTCTCAAATCAAAATCATGAAGAATCGAATATTCGCTATAGGCTGCTTGCTGATCGCAGCCCTCTTCTCTATGCCTGAACGGGCTCAAGCACAGGCACCCGAGAAATTTCAATATCAGGCGGTCGCTAGGGACAATGCCGGGGCGATTTTGGCCAATCAGGCTACAGCTGTCCGGATCTCTATCCGAGAATTCACGGCGACCGGAAACATCATTTATCAAGAATCTTTCAATCCGACGACCAATCAGTATGGCCTATTTACCTTGGAAATTGGCTCAGGGAGTGTCTTGTCTGGATTCTTCGGATCGGTCGATTGGGGAAATGGCCCCTTTTTCCTCGAAGTGGAAATGGACCCAAATGGAGGGTCCAGCTACGCAGTGATGGGGACCTCCCAATTGCTAAGTGTTCCCTACGCCCTGTATGCGGAATCTGCCGGAAATACAGATGATGCAGATGCAGACCCGGTCAATGAGCTTCAGAGCTTGAGCATTACGGGAAGTGATGTAAGCCTGAGCAATGGCGGTGGCACGATCACGCTTCCCGCCGAGGTGGATGGAGATGTGACAAACGAGCTTCAGAGCTTGAGCATTACGGGGAGTGATGTGAGCCTGAGCAATGGCGGTGGCACAATCACGCTTCCCGCTGAGGTTGATGGAGATGTGACGAACGAGCTTCAGAGCTTGAGCATTACGGGGAGTGATGTGAGCCTGAGCAATGGCGGTGGCACGATCACGCTTCCCGCTGAGGTTGATGGAGATGTGACGAACGAGCTTCAGAGCTTGAGCATTACGGGGAGTGATGTGAGCCTGAGTAATGGCGGTGGCACGATCACGCTTCCCGCCGAGGTGGATGGAGATGTGACAAACGAGCTTCAGAGCTTGAGCATTACGGGGAGTGATGTGAGCCTGAGCAATGGCGGTGGCACAATCACGCTTCCCGCTGAGGTTGATGGAGATGTGACGAACGAGCTTCAGAGCTTGAGCATTACGGGGAGTGATGTGAGCCTGAGCAATGGCGGTGGCACGATCACGCTTCCCGCTGAGGTTGATGGAGATGTGACGAACGAGCTTCAGAGCTTGAGCATTACGGGGAGTGATGTGAGCCTGAGTAATGGCGGTGGCACGATCACGCTTCCCGCCGAGGTGGATGGAGATGTAACGAATGAGCTTCAGAGCTTGAGCATTACGGGGAGTGATGTGAGCCTGAGCAATGGCGGTGGCACGATCACGCTTCCCGCTGAGGTTGATGGAGATGTGACAAACGAGCTTCAGAGCTTGAGCATTACGGGGAGTGATGTGAGCCTGAGTAATGGCGGTGGCACGATCACGCTTCCCGCCGAGTTGGATGGAGATGTGACGAACGAGCTTCAGAGCTTGAGCATTACGGGGAGTGATGTGAGCCTGAGCAATGGCGGTGGCACAATCACGCTTCCCGCTGAGGTGGATGGAGATGTGACCAACGAGCTTCAGAGCTTGAGCATTACGGGGAATGATGTGAGTCTGAGCAATGGCGGTGGCACGATCACGCTTCCCGCTGAGGTTGATGGAGATGTGACGAACGAGCTTCAGAGCTTGAGCATTACGGGAAATACCTTGAGTCTCAGTCAGAGTGGAGGATCGGTACTGATTCCCAGCATTTGGGGGCTGAATGCATTGGATGCCTACTATCTGGGAGGAAATGTAGGGATTGGAACGAATTCCCCGAACGCCTTGCTGGAACTGAACGGACAGATAGATGCATTGCGATTGATCGGGCCCGGATTTAACGGTTCTTGGTCTCAGGTTTCGTTTGGTAATTTCGGCACCTCAGGAATGATCCTTGAACCTTCCGGACTATTTGGATTGTTTACAGATTACCAGCTGAGCATGACTTCCAATGGGGGATTCAATTATTGGGACAATGGCTTCTTGACTGTACGGATGGGACGTTATTCTGCGGGGAGTGGTGGAGGCTATGTAAACACATACAGTTCTTCAGGGCTTATCAATTCTTTATTGAGCGAGACAGCGGTTGGCGGTGGATTTATTGGTACTTATGGTCCCAATGGCCAGTTTAATATTTCGCTTTCTTCCTTGGTGGGAAATGCCGATAACGGATATGTCGGTGTATGGGATCAGACCGGTGCAATCCAGGCAGGGGTTTATGTGGACGCCAATGGGGATGGAATTGTCTTCGGTGACCAAAAAAACTTCCGGATGGATCACCCGCTAGATCCTCAAAAGGAAATCTGGTATGGAAGTTTGGAGGGGCCCGAACTTGCTGCGTATGTCCGCGGAACAGCCGAATTGGTCAATGGTGAAGCTACCGTAGAATTTCCAGAATACTATCAATTGGTCGGAAATGCCCAGACCATGACGGTGATCCTGACGCCACTTTCCGGCCAGTCAGAGGGGTTGGCAGTGGTGGAAAAGACCTCTACAGGATTTCGGGTCGTAGAATTGCGCAAAGGGTCGGGTACTTATTCTTTTGACTGGGAGGTGAAATGTG is a window from the Pontibacter sp. G13 genome containing:
- a CDS encoding fasciclin domain-containing protein, which produces MTRSIWTRIMILVALLSFSQMGCKATKTLSSATQMMNLLGGNANLSTLQSLMKGVDLGSMLGGKDVPFTLLAPSNDAFKNLPGDVLTSLTNPGNADQLQKVLSNHIIPGKMSASDFVGKDALSSLDGKSLPITGSGDDLMIDGAKIIGKNMDAGNGMVQMIDKVLLP
- a CDS encoding DUF2490 domain-containing protein; the encoded protein is MKRLTLLLIALLPLALSAQDSDLGNWIIYFGNKQINSSWNWHHEIQYRNYNAIGDLEQLLIRTGIGYNLSENNNNVLLGYGYILSENYLEDGEEKVSINEHRIYQQFITKQTILNAKLQHRYRFEQRWVEGDFKMRFRYFLGINLPLSRKEITDKTLYASAYNEIFLNTESGKVFDRNRLYGGLGYRFSKTVRVEAGYMNQFFNTGGRDQINLVTFVNF